TTCGCCATGTTATCTATCCTGCTTCCTTTTTCATAAACATTTTATAAAATGCGTGCGCTGACACATTACGTAAACGCTCCACATTTAACGCAATTATGATAAAACCTATAAGCTGCATAGGATACGTAAAAATCATATCAGCTAAAATATAATTTATCATTATAAATATACCAAAAAGTGCTGCATAATACTGTAAGAAACCAAGGATTAGCGCTAGTCCAATCATGATTTCTCCGAGCGGAATCACCCATTCCCATAATGTCGTATATGGTGCAATGATATGCTCAAAAAACTGCTTATACCATGTCGGTGAGTCTTCGTTTTGAGCAATGACTTTTGTTAATCCTTCTAAACTAAATCCTCCAGTTATTTTTTCATAACCTTGCATTAAAATGATAAAGCCACTTATAAAGCGAACAATTAAACATAAGATTTGAAATATTTTCTTCATGGCATACTCCTTTAAATAAAGTTTAAGGGAAACCCAGACTTTCTGAATTCCCCTTAGCAATTGATTTTATTTTAATTTAGCACTTCCAAATACGACATGTGCCTTTTTACAATAAATCGTAACTTCATTATATTTAGATGTATCCATATCTTTTAAATCAAAAGTCTGTTCCATCTTGTTATAATCGACTTTATCGATTTCCATGCCTTTTTCAACGTCCCCATCTTTCGTTAAGTAAACATGTAAGTCAGGTCCTTTAGATGATTTAAAATCTGTAAGCATCAATTTATGATCTTTAATAGTTGCCTTACCTTCTACCATTTCATCATTCATAGATTTAAACATGCCAGACTTCATCATATCTTGATCTTTCATGTTGTCTTTATTCATGTCTTTATCTTTCATTTCACTTTTATTGTCCATCTTTTCATCTTTGTTCATGTCGCCATCTCCACAAGCACCTAATAATAACGTTGTAGTTAACGCGAATGCTCCAAATGTAGTTTTCGTTAAATTCATATCACACATCTCCTCTTTAGTTGATAACTTAAGTGTATGTGCTATGTGGTCATTAAACCATTAGCTGTTTATTAACTACTATGAACTCATTATTAATTATTTAATGCTATAATTTTTTCAGGATTTGAATAACTGATAAGTACTTTTTGAACCATGTTAATAAATAAACCTGTCTCTACTACACCAATAATAGAAATTAAATCTTGATTTAACTTTTCAGGGTTATGAATCTCTTTAAAATCACAATCTAAAATATAATGACCGTTGTCGGATAAGAATGTACCATCTTTACCTACTCTTAAAGTAGCCTCACAACCTAGCGCTTCAATTTCACGAGCCGCCACTTCCCATCCAAAAGGAATCACTTCAACAGGTAATTTAAACTTACCTAGCGTCTTAACATATTTAGATTCATCAACAATAACGATAAATTGATCAGTGGCATTAGCTACAATTTTCTCACGTAAAAGCGCGCCGCCCCCACCTTTAATCAATTGGAAGTTACCATCAATTTCATCAGCACCGTCAATCACAATATCTAAATGACTCACTTCAGAAAAATCAGTAAGTGGAATACCATACTGCTGAGCCCATTTAGCCGTCTGTTCAGAAGTAGGAATCCCTTTTATATTTAAGCCATCTTTAACACGTTCACCTAGCCTTTGAATCGCATAATACATCGTCGAACCAGTACCTAATCCAACTATCATATTATCTTGAATATCATTAACCGCTTCATGCGCAACCTGTTCTTTAAGCTTATCTTGATTCACGCTTAACACCTCATTTAAAATAAAAGCTATATAAAATTCAGTTTAACATAATGTGAAATATGTGTAGTTATATGGTGTTTGACTCAGTTAAATATGGCAATGAGTTGGAGTCTTGGATTGAAGGGATGATTGGGTATACAGAAGGATGGTCTTTGGATTGAAGGAGGATTGGAGTCTTGGATTAACTTTGGACTTAACTCACGACTTCGGCAATGTCTGTACTGAACCCAAAAAGTTGAACTTTTTTAGTATGATATTTGAAAGGTTTGTTTCCTGAATTTTTTAGGAGATAAGCCTTTTAATTTTGATTTGATTCTTTCATTATTATAAAAATGAATATAACGATGTATAGCTTGTTCTAGTTGCTGAAAATCTTCGAATTCTTGACCATAATACATCTCTTGTTTAAGTAGTCCGAAAAAGTTTTCCATAACTGAGTTATCTAAACAATTACCTTTTCTAGACATACTTTGAAATACTTTATTTGCTTTTAATAATTTAGTGTATTGCGAATGTTGATAATGCCAACCTTGATCTGAGTGTATCGTTAAACGATAGCTTAAATCTGGACGCATAGCTATCATTTCTTTTAGTGGATTGATGACAATCTCTAACGAAGGACGTTTTGAAATTTCAAAACTAATAATCTCCGAACTATATAAGTCCATAAAAGGAGATAAATATAATTTTTGGCCATTCTTCAACTTGAATTCTGTAATATCTGTCACTATTTTTTGAAAAGGGACATGTGTTTTAAATCTACGATTTATTATATTTTTAGCGACCTTACCAACTTTACCTTTGAATGATCGAAATTTACGCCCTCTATGCGTAAATTTCGAACAAGATAACCCTAATTCTTTCATTAATCTTCTTACTTTTTTATGATTTACTTTGATACCTCTATTACTTAAATCTTGTGTAACTCTTCGATAACCATAGGTATAATTAGATTCCTTACATATTTCTTTTATTACTTTAATCAGTTCATCATCTTTATTAGGTTTATTGAACTGATTTATCCAATAATAATATACAGATTTAGCTAATTTAGCGACTTTGAATAAAATACTCAATTTTATATTAAGTGTTTCGTGTAGTTCCGTAATGATCTTTACTATTTCTGATTTTTGCTTCCGTATATGTCGGTCAAGGCTTGTAACTTTTTTTGATAAGCAATACCTGCCTTTAACGTTTCAACTTCATTGCGAAGTCTTTCGAGTTCTTCACGTTCATTTTCATTTAGAGATGAATTTTTATTATCAGTTTCCGAATATTTTTTATCCATATTGATAGACCGTCCCTTTTGTTTATTAGCTAGATCAAGACGACACTTTTCATCAAATTGATGTTGCCAATTGGCAACCATTATAGGATTAATAATCTTAAAATGATTAGCTGTTTCTCGATAAGACAACATATTTTCTTGTCTAAATTTTATAACAGATAATTTAAATTCGCTAGTATAAACAGTGTTTCTTCTTTTTTCTTGTAAGCCATCTTCTCCAAACTCTTTATATTGATTGACCCATATTTGAATGACAGATGAACTGGAAATGTCATGTTTTAAGGTAAGTGCTTTATAACCTGATTGACCATCTAAGTACTCTTTTACTAATTTTAATTTAAAGTTAAAATCATATTTTTTTCTCATAAATAATGCACCCCTATAAGCTAGATTTGAGGTTCAACTTTTGGGGTGCACATCAGTCTTGGATTAACTCCGGACTTAACTCACGACTTGGACATTTTCTTGGATTAACTTCGGACTTAACTCACGACATGAGCTATGTCTTGGATTAACTTCGGACTTAACTCACGACATGAGCATTTTCTTGGATTAACTTCGGACTTAACTCACGACTTCGCCTTTGTCTTGGATTAACTTCGGACTTAACTCACGACTTCGACTTTTTCTTTGATTAACTCCGGACTTAACTCACGACTTCGGCAAAGTCTTGGATTAATTTCGGACTTAACTCACGACTTCGGCTTTTTCTTGGATTAACTTTGGACTTAACTCACGACTTGGACATTTTCTTGGATTAACTTCAGACTTAACTCACGACTTGGACATTTTCTTGGATTAACTTTGGACTTAACTCACGACTTCGGCTTTTTCTTGGTTTAACTTCGGACTTAACTCACGACATGAGCAATGTCTTGGATTAACTCCATACTTAACTCACGACTTACGTTCATAATAAAAAAGCTACCATAAAGTCGATTCGACTTTATGGTAACTTTTAGCTGTATTCTTATTTTCAATTCTTACTTAGTGTTTGATGCTTTTTCGTCAGTTCTTGGTAATGGATAAAATCCTGCGTTGAACTGTTTCCATAATGGTTCTGGTAAATCATGTTTATCTGTTCTTTCTGGATCGAATACTGAAATGATTTCATCTTCTTTACCTTGTTCAATTTTTGAAACAAATTGATGATCAAGTAATAATTCTCTTCCTAATGCAATTAGCGGTGAACCTGTTTCATAAGCTGCTAATGCATCGTCTGCTGTAAAGATTGATCCGATACCAATTAAAGGCACACGTCCGTTAATCCAATCTAATAATAATTTCACACGTTGTTCACCTTTGTACTGTCCTTCTCTTGTTGTTGAGTGGATATCCATTAATGATACATGTAAATAATCGATTGGTTGTTCTGACAATGTTTTAACGAGTTTTTCAGTTAATTCCATAGAGATACCTGGAGATTCTACTTCTTCAGGAGAAAAACGATATCCTACAATAAAGTCTGGTGAAGCATGTTCACGCACAACTTTAGTAACAGCATCAATAACTGCTAATGGATATTTCAAATGGTCTCCCCATGCATCTTCTCTTCGATTGTAATAAGGGGAGAAGAATTGGTGAATTAAGTAATGGTTAGCACCATGAATTTCAACACCATCGAAACCTGCTTCAATTGCTATTTTAGTAGCATTAGCAAATGATTCAATTGAATGTTCTATTTCTTCAACAGTTAATGCACGGGCTACATGTGGTTCTTTTTGACCGAAGCCTCTTACTTCAACTTCACTTGGAGCAGCCACTTCACCAGTAGGCGTTAAACCTGGTAATGACATTGCACCACCGTGATGAATTTGGATTAAAGCTTTCGCACCATTTTTCTTCATCACTTCAGCTTGTTTCGTTAATCCTGGAAGATCTTCTTCTTTAGATACTGAAGGTTGCCCTGGAAAAGCTTGTCCAAGAGGTTCAACATAACTTGCTGCAGAAATAGATATTCCTACATCTTTAGAACGTTTTTCTATATATGGTATTTCAATGTCAGAAATTGTACCATCTTCATTTGAAGATACATGCGTTAAAGGTGCTAAGACAAATCTGTTTCTAACTTCTACACCATTAGGTAATTTTAAAGACTTAAATAAAGGTTCGTATTTTTCATTCATTTTAATAAATCCTCCTTATGAAGTAACACTATACCACCATAAGAATTTAACTTGCCAATTAAATGCTTATACTTTTAGTAAGAAATAGAATCCCTCCATACAAAAAGCACTTCGACTGATTTCGAAGTGCTTTGTTTCATTTATTTTTCTTCTGCTACTTTTTGGTTTGAACGTCTTTGTAATAACACGCCCAACACGCCGATAATGATGATGATTGCAATGACGCCTGCAAGTCCTAAGAATTTCGCTATATATCCTATAACGATTCCTACTGCTAAGAAGTCTGTATCTGAGAATGTAGTGGATGCTGCGCCTAAATCTCCCATAAATGCCAGTAATAATAGTGGCAAGAATGTCACTAAAATACCATTTAAGGCTGATCCTGCTATTGCACCTTTTATACCGCCTCTTGCGTTACCGAATACACCTGCTGTTGCTCCTAAGAAAAAGTGTGGTACGACGCCTGGTAAAATAACGACGCCTCCTATTAAGAACATGATCAACATTCCGATAACACCTGTTACGAAACTTACGAAAAAGCCTATTAATACTGCGTTTTGTGCGTATGGGAATACGATTGGGCAGTCTAATGCTGGTTTCGTATTTGGTACAAGTTTCTCTGATATACCTTTAAATGCTGGTACGATTTCAGCTAAAATCAGTCTTACACCTGTTAAAATAATAAATACACCTGCTGCGAATGTGACACCTTGAATAACGGAGAACACGATAAAGTTTGTACCGTCACTTAATTCTGTATGTACAAAGGTTGGTCCCGCAAATAATGCAGCAATCACATAAAGTACGATCATTGTTAATGAAATACTTATTGTACTTTCTCTTAAAAAGCTTAAACCTTTAGGAAACTTAATATCTTCTGTTGATTTTGATTTCCCAGAAAATAATTTACCTATTTCACCTGCTGCCCAGTAACTTACTGTTCCAAAATGACCGATTGCTACTTGATCAGAGCCAGTGATTTTTTTCATTGTTGATTGTCCAAGTGCTGGTAAAACTGCCATAATAAGTCCTAAAATAATTGAACCTACAACGACTGTCATTGTACCTGTTATATTACCTACTGTTAACAGTATTGCTAGAAAAGCCGCCATATAAAATGTGTGATGACCTGTTAAGAAGATATATTTTAAATTTGTAAATCTTGCGATCAATATATTAACTAACATCCCGAACATCATAATTAAAGCTGCTGTAGTTCCATAATCTTTTAAAGCAATTGAAATAATGGCTTCGTTATTCGGAACGACCCCTTGAACACCAAATGCTTCTTGAAACATTTTTCCGAATGGTTCTAATGAATCTGTAACAACGCCTGCTCCAGCACTTAATACAAGAAAGCCTAATATTGTTTTAATGGTACCTGATGTAATATCTGCTGCTGATTTTTTCTGTACAATTAAACCAATTAATGCAATAAGTGCTACTAGTATAGCAGGTTGACTAAAAACATCTACAAAAAATCCTAGTATTGAATTCATGATGGTGTCTCTCCTTCGTTTATAAAATGTTCAGTGCTTTTAATTTTTCTTCAAGTTTATTTTGCAATTCTTCTTTGTCTAAAATGTTATCTAAAACGATTACTTCACCTAATCTTTGAGCATTTTCTTCTAAATCTCTCCCACAAATAAAGATATCTGCCATATCAGGGCTTGCTGACATAATGTCGCTATGTTCAACTTTAACATCGGATGGCGCTTGTAAATTTTTCAACGCTTCTTGTGCATTCATTTCTACCATGAAACTACTTCCTAAACCATGTCCACAAACTACTAAAATTTTCATATTAATCATTCTCCTTAAATATATTTATAATTTCTGATTTACTATTTGCCAAAATAAGTGACGCAACTGTTTCTTTATCGCTTAATATCGTTGCCAGTTTTTTTAAAATTTCGAGATGCGCTTCATTATCGATCGCACTTAATACGAATACTAATGATGCGTAATGACTGTTATCCGAAAAGTTAATATGCTCTTCTAGCTTCAATAAGCTTAATCCTACTTTATGAACATTGTCATTCGGTCTCGCATGCGCAATGGCAATTTCTGGTGCAATGACAATGTAAGGTCCCATATCATGCACACTTTTGATCATTGATTTGACATAATCATCATTAAAATAACCTTCTTGCAATAATGGTGCTGCTGCCACTTGAATACTTTCTTCCCAATTAGCAACTTTTTCTCTTAACTGTATATGTTCTTCCTTTATAATTTGGGTCAAATTTAGACACCCTCCTCATTTTGACTTACGGTTTTTATGAGTTGCAATATTGTTTCTTTCTGACCTGCAATTAATTCATTTCTATATTCTTCATTCATAATTATTCGACTTAACTGACCAAGCGCATTCAAATGAATTTGAGGTTGGCTTGTCGCAAGTATGACCACAACTTTCACAGGATCAAACCGATCATGTCCAAATTCAACGCCATTTTCAAAGTGTGCGATAGACATACTTACAGGGACATTTACATTTTCAAAATTAGAATGAAGTAATGCAATATGAGGTCCGATAACCATATAAGGACCAAATTTATCTAAATGATCGATAATTTCATCACCATATTGTTCATTAACATGTCCAACATCCACTAAAGTTTGAACACTCGTTTTGATAGCTTCATCTCTGCTTGAAACTTTTACATGCGTTTGAATATGGTTTTCAGGTATGACATTTTCTAAACTCGGACCAACCGTTTTAAAGCTTGAGATATATCTTTCTCTATAATCATTAATCATTTGATTGATTTTACTTCTATCTTCCTTCATTAAAAATGGTGAAACTTCTATGGTCGGTACTGAAAAGCCATCGACCGGCACAGTAGAAATAATATAATCGACTCCATGAGATTTTAGAAAACTTTCCGAAATATCATAAATTGAAAAAGCATCTAAAATTTCTAATTCAGGATAAATATTTTCGATGCGACTTTTTAATAACTGAGAAGTCCCAACACCCGAACCACATAACAAGATAACTTTAATTTGAGTCGGTTCCTCATTAGACAATCGTTCTATTGAAGACGCAAAATGTAACGCTAAATATGCAACTTCATCTTCATTAAAAGTGACTTGATAAGCTTCTTCCAATATCCCAACTTGTTGTTTAATCGCTAATACAAGTTCGGAATACTCCTTTAGAATTTCTTCTTTCAATGGATTGGAATGCGTCATATCAAAAGACATTCTATGGATGGCCGGCTGTAAATGTGTAACAAGACCTGTAAGCAGTTTATGATCATGTATAAGTGGCATGCCTATTTGAGCACTTACTTTTTGAATGAATAAACTTGCTAAATTGGATAGATTTTGTTGAGTTTGTTCTTGATGAAATTTATTGACCCTAGCCCCTAATAAATGCAATGTGATAAAAGCAGCTTCACTTTTAGGAAAAGCTATATTAAATACTTTTTCTAATTCGGCAGTAATTTGAATGGCTATATTAAAAGCATCTGTCTTGCTCAATCTTTCATACTCTTCATCGGGAATATCAAAAACAAATTGCTTCTTCGCGCGATGAATCGCAATAATAATGTGATATATTAAACCATCAATACCGACTTGAACCAGTTGGAAATCTTGATCATTTATAGTTGTAATAACAGCACGTCTTATTTTTTCAAGTTCATCTTCAGAAAAAATTTCAATCCCAATTTGAGCTGTAGATTTACGGAAATACTCATTAACCACATTGGCATAAGCTTCTCTTAAATATTTTTCATTACCTTCAATGACAAATCCTTTGTTCTTTTTATACTCTAGAACAAGCGTATATTCCTCTAACCAATGCTGCACAGACTTCAAATCATCAACAACCGTACGGCGTGATACATTCAGAATGTCAGCTAAACTTTGAGAACTAATAGGACTTGAAGATTCAAACAACCTTAAAATAATCTGTTCTTTTCTTTCATTTTTAGAATAATGAATGTCCAACTCAACATTCGACACTTCATTATCATTTTCTTTTTGTGATAATTTGACGCCTAAACTCTTATTTCTCTCAACATCAATATTCAATTCACTTTTAAAAGATTCAATAAACTCCAAATCATATTGAATCGTCCGTTCAGTAACTTGAAATAAAGATGCCAATTCGGAAATGGTTACGAAGCCTTTCTCAGATGATAAATAAGACAATATGTTTCTCTGTCGTTTACTAAGCAATCAAATAACCTCCCTAAATCTATTGTAAGCGTTTGCTCATAGTTGTAGATGTGTAATCTACTTCGTTTTATAATCCGAAACATTTCACATCAATGCAAATAATTAGAACTTTAAGCATATTGGACGCGGATGGAACTCATGATTTCAGGGGTGGACTGGAGGAAATGAGGAGTTGGTGGATGGGGTCAGGAGTGAGTTTATTCCACAGTTAATCCAAGACATTGCCCATGTCGTGAGTTAAGTCTGGAATTAATCCAAGAAAAAGCCCATGTCGTGAGTTTATTCCACAGTTAATCCAAGACATCGCCCATGTCGTGAGTTTATTCCACAGTTAATCCAAGACATTGCCCATGTCGTGAGTTAAGTCTGAAGTTAATCCAAGACATTGTCCAAGTCGTGAGTTTATTCAGGAGTTAATCCAAGACATTGTCCATGTCGTGAGTTTATTCCACAGTTAATCCAAGACATTACCCATGTCGTGAGTTTATTCCCAAGTTAATCCAAGACATCTTTGTACATACTTAAACAATCAAAATTGTACATTATTAAATTTTCGTTTCCAGCCAGTCTTGCAACATTCAGCATATACTTAAAAGAACAAACGAAAAAATATAAAGAAAAAGCATCACTTCGTTACTCAACGAAGTGATGCTTTTTTAGTACCATTTAATTTATGCATGATTTTTATTAAAGCGACGTGTATATTCTTTAAAAGTGATAAAGCATTTATTTTTTTCATCATAAAGTTTATATTTTAAAGATTCTAGACTATCTTTAAGCGTAATTGTCGTTGCATGGTGTAATGGTGGTGTCTTTTCATGTGCTTGTTCTAATTGATAGTTTGGAATTCTTGGGCTTAAATGATGCACATGGTGATAACCAATATTACCAGTCATCCATTGAATGACTTTAGGTAATTTATAATAAGAACTACCTTCTATAGCTGCTTTTACATAATCCCATTCAGATGCTTCTTCAAAATATGCATCTTCAAATGTATGTTGAATGTAAAACAACCATATACCTAACATACCTGCTATAAATAGCATTGGAAGGAATACAAGCATAAATGGCGTTGCGCCTACTAAGAAGAACATGCCGACATAGAATAATAGTAATACAATATTATGAATCCACGTATTACGTTTTTCTTTCGGCTTAGCATCTTTAGCGTTCGTTCTATTTGAAATAAACATCAAGAATATAGGACCTAGTATAAACATCACAAATGGGTGTCTATACATACGATATTTGAACTGAGTAAATTTAGAAGCATCACGATATTCTTCAATCGTCATAACCCAAATATCTCCAATACCACGTTTTTCTAAATTACCACTACTCGTATGGTGAATGATGTGTTCTCTACGCCATTTTTCATAAGGGAAAAATGTCATAAGACCAGTTATATTACCTAACAAATCGTTGTTCTTTTTCTTGCTTAAAAATGATCCATGGCAACAATCATGGAAAATAATAAATGTTCTAATTAAAAATCCCGAAGCTAACACACCACATAACAATGATAATGACCAATGTATTTGATAGCTTAAAAATCCAGCGACTACAAGTGCAACTAACGGAATTAATGTATTTATAATTTGAATTGTACTTTTCTTTAGATTGTTATTTTCAAATGGTTTCACCATTTTCCGAAGCAACTTTTTCTTTTCTTTTTCGATGATTTTTCACTTCCCTTTATTCAATAAATATAGAAAAAGGAAGCACCTGAACGAATCAAATTCTTCCATCTCTATTACTTATAATATAGCATAATGATACACTTTACAAACGATATCCATCAAATAAAAGTGAAATTTAATCACAAAATTTTATTTTATTTTAATAACAATTTGTTACTTGGTCATAATACTTGATGAAAACCTTGTTACAAAAGGATTTCATGCGAAATTTACACTAATATTTTGGGAATTTATTACTTTTTAATGATTGTATTCCAACTCATAATCATTCATCTCTGAATTGTCGTTCTTAGAGCGCTTATTCTTTTTTATAAAAAAAAGGAATTCTTCTGCAAGAATTCCTTCGAACTTTATTTTAAACTTACCACATAATATCTTTTACAGTGTCGTCGTTTAAGGCTTTTACGATTTCAGCTACTAATTTTACTGCATTTAAATAGTCATCTTTGTGCAGGATAGATACGTTTGAGTGCATGTAACGTAATGGCACGCCTATTGAGATTGTTGGTGTACCTTCGTTTGCTACGTGGATACTACCTGCATCTGTACCGCCACCGGTAATGTTATCCCATTGTACATCTATGCCTTTTTCTTTTGCTACGTTTTTAATGAATTTTCTAAATCCTACATGACCAATATTTGTTCCATCCATAAGTAAAACAAGTGGACCTTCACCTAATTTAGTTTCATGATCTTGACCTTTCATGCCTGGTGTATCATATGCGATACCTACGTCTACTGCGATTGATAAGTCTGGTTTAATTTTGTTTGCTGCTACTTTCGCACCACGTAAACCGACTTCTTCTTGTACAGTCGCACCTGAAACTAAATTAATGCCAAGTTCGTCATTATTAAGTTCATTTAATACGTCTACACTTAACGCACAACCAAAGCGGTTATCAAATGCTTTTGCCGTCAAGTAGTTACCATCTCCAAGTTCTTCAAATTCAGAGTAAGGTGTAACCATGTTACCTATTTCAACGCCTAATTTTTCAACCGCTTCTTTATTATCAACACCTAAGTCGATAAACATACTTTTAATGTCTACAGGCTTTTGACGCTCTTCTGGACTTAATACGTGTGGTGGTTTAGAACCAATAATACCTCTTAATTCTTTACCATCATCTGTCGTAACAGTCACTTTTTGAGAAAGCATGACTTGGTTCCACCAGCCACCAATTGGCGTGAATTTAAGGTAACCGTCATCATCGATACGCGTCACCATAAATCCGATTTCGTCTAAATGTCCTGCTATTAAAATTGTTTTAGAAGCATTTTTAGCATTCTTTTTCCCGAAAATGCCTCCTAAATTATCTTCTATAATTTCATCACTTATAGGCTCTAGATATTCTCTCATTTTAGATTTAACATTGTATTCAAATCCCGAGATACCATTAATGTCTGTAAGTGTTTTTAGTAATTTTACTGAATCCGCCACTTTAAATCCCCCTTATATATATTCAACACTTTTATAATATCACGCTCTTTTAAAAATGTATCTTAGAAAGGTTTAATTTAATTGATTTTTCAGTATTTTAAAAGAATTGCTTAATTTAACTTATATTACAAAATATTCTCCTAAAATGTGGCAGAATTTTTGCGCCGACTCCTGCGGGAAGAAGGAAGTGGCTGAGACCGAGGCTCAGACCTTCCCCTAGGAAAGCGTGCGCAAAAAAACTGCCAACAAGTTCACTTTAAGTGACTTTGTCGACAGCACTTTTAAAATCATTATAGTGTAGGACATTTATGTCCTAAACGCTTACTATCATTTATATTTATCTATTTTTATCATGACATGCTACCCATCTCATCACGATATATTTCATCATTCATTTCTTGCATTTTTTGTTCCACATTGGTAATTTCAATAGAACATTCTTTTAATTTTTCTTGATATTGTTCAGTTGA
This portion of the Mammaliicoccus vitulinus genome encodes:
- a CDS encoding NADH-dependent flavin oxidoreductase, whose amino-acid sequence is MNEKYEPLFKSLKLPNGVEVRNRFVLAPLTHVSSNEDGTISDIEIPYIEKRSKDVGISISAASYVEPLGQAFPGQPSVSKEEDLPGLTKQAEVMKKNGAKALIQIHHGGAMSLPGLTPTGEVAAPSEVEVRGFGQKEPHVARALTVEEIEHSIESFANATKIAIEAGFDGVEIHGANHYLIHQFFSPYYNRREDAWGDHLKYPLAVIDAVTKVVREHASPDFIVGYRFSPEEVESPGISMELTEKLVKTLSEQPIDYLHVSLMDIHSTTREGQYKGEQRVKLLLDWINGRVPLIGIGSIFTADDALAAYETGSPLIALGRELLLDHQFVSKIEQGKEDEIISVFDPERTDKHDLPEPLWKQFNAGFYPLPRTDEKASNTK
- a CDS encoding DM13 domain-containing protein → MNLTKTTFGAFALTTTLLLGACGDGDMNKDEKMDNKSEMKDKDMNKDNMKDQDMMKSGMFKSMNDEMVEGKATIKDHKLMLTDFKSSKGPDLHVYLTKDGDVEKGMEIDKVDYNKMEQTFDLKDMDTSKYNEVTIYCKKAHVVFGSAKLK
- a CDS encoding PTS sugar transporter subunit IIA, giving the protein MTQIIKEEHIQLREKVANWEESIQVAAAPLLQEGYFNDDYVKSMIKSVHDMGPYIVIAPEIAIAHARPNDNVHKVGLSLLKLEEHINFSDNSHYASLVFVLSAIDNEAHLEILKKLATILSDKETVASLILANSKSEIINIFKEND
- the rpiA gene encoding ribose-5-phosphate isomerase RpiA, with protein sequence MNQDKLKEQVAHEAVNDIQDNMIVGLGTGSTMYYAIQRLGERVKDGLNIKGIPTSEQTAKWAQQYGIPLTDFSEVSHLDIVIDGADEIDGNFQLIKGGGGALLREKIVANATDQFIVIVDESKYVKTLGKFKLPVEVIPFGWEVAAREIEALGCEATLRVGKDGTFLSDNGHYILDCDFKEIHNPEKLNQDLISIIGVVETGLFINMVQKVLISYSNPEKIIALNN
- a CDS encoding IS3 family transposase gives rise to the protein MRKQKSEIVKIITELHETLNIKLSILFKVAKLAKSVYYYWINQFNKPNKDDELIKVIKEICKESNYTYGYRRVTQDLSNRGIKVNHKKVRRLMKELGLSCSKFTHRGRKFRSFKGKVGKVAKNIINRRFKTHVPFQKIVTDITEFKLKNGQKLYLSPFMDLYSSEIISFEISKRPSLEIVINPLKEMIAMRPDLSYRLTIHSDQGWHYQHSQYTKLLKANKVFQSMSRKGNCLDNSVMENFFGLLKQEMYYGQEFEDFQQLEQAIHRYIHFYNNERIKSKLKGLSPKKFRKQTFQISY
- a CDS encoding PTS ascorbate transporter subunit IIC, with amino-acid sequence MNSILGFFVDVFSQPAILVALIALIGLIVQKKSAADITSGTIKTILGFLVLSAGAGVVTDSLEPFGKMFQEAFGVQGVVPNNEAIISIALKDYGTTAALIMMFGMLVNILIARFTNLKYIFLTGHHTFYMAAFLAILLTVGNITGTMTVVVGSIILGLIMAVLPALGQSTMKKITGSDQVAIGHFGTVSYWAAGEIGKLFSGKSKSTEDIKFPKGLSFLRESTISISLTMIVLYVIAALFAGPTFVHTELSDGTNFIVFSVIQGVTFAAGVFIILTGVRLILAEIVPAFKGISEKLVPNTKPALDCPIVFPYAQNAVLIGFFVSFVTGVIGMLIMFLIGGVVILPGVVPHFFLGATAGVFGNARGGIKGAIAGSALNGILVTFLPLLLLAFMGDLGAASTTFSDTDFLAVGIVIGYIAKFLGLAGVIAIIIIIGVLGVLLQRRSNQKVAEEK
- a CDS encoding helix-turn-helix domain-containing protein, whose protein sequence is MRKKYDFNFKLKLVKEYLDGQSGYKALTLKHDISSSSVIQIWVNQYKEFGEDGLQEKRRNTVYTSEFKLSVIKFRQENMLSYRETANHFKIINPIMVANWQHQFDEKCRLDLANKQKGRSINMDKKYSETDNKNSSLNENEREELERLRNEVETLKAGIAYQKKLQALTDIYGSKNQK
- a CDS encoding PTS sugar transporter subunit IIB yields the protein MKILVVCGHGLGSSFMVEMNAQEALKNLQAPSDVKVEHSDIMSASPDMADIFICGRDLEENAQRLGEVIVLDNILDKEELQNKLEEKLKALNIL
- a CDS encoding DoxX family protein — encoded protein: MKKIFQILCLIVRFISGFIILMQGYEKITGGFSLEGLTKVIAQNEDSPTWYKQFFEHIIAPYTTLWEWVIPLGEIMIGLALILGFLQYYAALFGIFIMINYILADMIFTYPMQLIGFIIIALNVERLRNVSAHAFYKMFMKKEAG